A genomic segment from Propioniciclava sp. MC1595 encodes:
- a CDS encoding succinate dehydrogenase cytochrome b subunit yields MAVTGVVFVAFVFVHMVGNLKVYGGAESLDGYARWLREVGYPLIPHRGVLWALRVVLLASLVAHVGASLVLWRRGRQARGRFRRRRSTTATAWVARTMLLGGLFILAFVVVHLLDLTIGQVLAPGSHRHAEADGTIHAYHNLVESFSRPWMAAFYVVSMLVIALHIWHGWRTVLQDVGATGRRLRAVWATLGALIAWAIVLGNALIPVLVQLGAIA; encoded by the coding sequence ATGGCCGTCACGGGCGTGGTGTTCGTCGCCTTCGTCTTCGTGCACATGGTCGGCAACCTCAAGGTGTACGGCGGCGCCGAGTCGCTCGACGGCTACGCGCGCTGGCTGCGTGAGGTCGGCTACCCGCTGATCCCGCACCGGGGCGTGCTCTGGGCGCTGCGGGTCGTCCTGCTGGCCAGCCTGGTCGCGCACGTGGGCGCGTCCCTCGTGCTGTGGCGCCGGGGCCGGCAGGCGCGAGGCCGGTTCCGCCGGCGTCGCTCGACCACGGCGACGGCGTGGGTGGCCCGCACGATGCTGCTCGGCGGGCTGTTCATCCTGGCGTTCGTGGTGGTGCACCTGCTCGACCTCACGATCGGTCAGGTCCTCGCCCCCGGTTCCCACCGGCACGCGGAGGCCGACGGCACGATCCACGCCTACCACAACCTCGTCGAGAGCTTCTCCCGGCCGTGGATGGCCGCCTTCTACGTCGTGTCCATGCTCGTGATCGCCCTGCACATCTGGCATGGCTGGCGCACCGTGCTGCAGGACGTCGGCGCCACCGGCCGCCGGCTGCGCGCCGTCTGGGCCACCCTCGGGGCGCTGATCGCGTGGGCAATCGTGCTGGGCAACGCGCTGATCCCCGTGCTGGTGCAGCTGGGGGCCATCGCATGA
- a CDS encoding fumarate reductase/succinate dehydrogenase flavoprotein subunit, which translates to MTWTIADAPLDAHVPAGDPLTAWERRRAEYRLVSPANRRNLTVIVVGTGLAGAGAAAALGELGYRVECFTFHDAPRRAHSVAAQGGINAPRARKVDGDSVRRFVADAVKGGDFRGREADVVRLATESVRVIDHLQAIGAPFAREYGGQLATRSFGGVQVSRTYYTRGQTGQQLQVAASQALLRQVSRGTVRLHTRTEMLDLVVADGRAQGIVTRDLVTGAIGVHTGHAVVLATGGYGSVYFHSTLAVNSNATATWRAHRRGALFASPSFVQFHPTALPVSSPWQSKTTLMSESLRNDGRIWVPVAAGDERPPGEIPEAERDYYLERRYPAYGNLTPRDIASRAARDEIVAGRGVGPLRNSVYLDFRDAIARLGRAVIAERYGNLFAMYTDVTGEDPYVEPMRIAPGAHFTMGGLWSDYDQMTTVPGLFVGGEAGSNYHGANRLGANSLLSACVDGWFTLPFSVPNWLAPLNGTPTLAPDAPEAVAAVDAVRQRTAQLLENAGTRRPTWFHRRLGEILYAGCGVSRTEAGLRRALDEVRELGAEFWADVRVGGPGDRLNQELERAGRVADFLELAELMVLDALDRTESCGAHFREEYATDMGEARRDDARWANVSAWETTASGAHVRHTEPLAFDLVPLQVRDYR; encoded by the coding sequence ATGACCTGGACGATCGCCGACGCCCCGCTGGACGCACACGTCCCCGCCGGCGACCCGCTCACCGCCTGGGAGCGCCGCCGCGCCGAGTACCGGCTCGTCAGCCCCGCCAACCGCCGCAACCTGACCGTCATCGTCGTGGGCACCGGCCTCGCCGGGGCCGGCGCGGCCGCCGCGCTGGGAGAGCTGGGCTACCGGGTCGAGTGCTTCACCTTCCACGACGCGCCCCGGCGGGCGCACAGCGTCGCCGCGCAGGGCGGCATCAACGCCCCGAGGGCGCGCAAGGTCGACGGCGACTCCGTGCGCCGGTTCGTCGCCGACGCCGTCAAGGGTGGCGACTTCCGCGGCCGCGAGGCCGACGTCGTGCGGCTGGCCACCGAGTCGGTCCGCGTCATCGACCACCTGCAGGCCATCGGCGCGCCGTTCGCGCGCGAGTACGGCGGCCAGCTCGCCACCCGCAGCTTCGGCGGCGTCCAGGTCTCGCGCACGTACTACACGCGCGGCCAGACCGGCCAGCAACTGCAGGTCGCGGCGTCCCAGGCCCTGCTGCGGCAGGTCTCCCGCGGGACCGTCCGGCTGCACACGCGCACCGAGATGCTCGACCTCGTCGTCGCCGACGGGCGCGCCCAGGGCATCGTGACCCGGGACCTGGTCACCGGGGCCATCGGCGTCCACACCGGCCACGCCGTGGTGCTGGCGACCGGCGGGTACGGCTCGGTCTACTTCCACTCGACCCTCGCGGTGAACTCCAACGCCACCGCGACCTGGCGGGCGCACCGGCGGGGCGCGCTGTTCGCGAGCCCGAGCTTCGTGCAGTTCCACCCCACCGCGCTGCCGGTGAGTTCGCCTTGGCAGTCCAAGACCACGCTGATGAGCGAGTCGCTGCGCAACGACGGCCGGATCTGGGTGCCGGTCGCCGCGGGCGACGAGCGGCCGCCGGGCGAGATCCCCGAGGCCGAGCGCGACTACTACCTCGAGCGCCGCTACCCGGCCTACGGCAACCTGACCCCGCGCGACATCGCCTCCCGGGCGGCGCGCGACGAGATCGTGGCCGGCCGCGGCGTGGGGCCGCTGCGCAACTCGGTCTACCTCGACTTCCGCGACGCCATCGCGCGGCTGGGGCGCGCGGTGATCGCCGAGCGCTACGGCAACCTGTTCGCGATGTACACCGACGTCACCGGCGAGGACCCGTACGTCGAGCCCATGCGCATCGCACCCGGCGCCCACTTCACGATGGGCGGCCTGTGGTCGGACTACGACCAGATGACCACCGTGCCCGGCCTGTTCGTCGGTGGGGAAGCCGGCTCGAACTACCACGGCGCCAACCGCCTGGGCGCGAACTCCCTGCTCAGCGCGTGCGTCGACGGCTGGTTCACGCTGCCGTTCTCGGTCCCGAACTGGCTGGCCCCGCTCAACGGGACGCCGACCCTCGCCCCCGACGCCCCGGAGGCCGTGGCCGCCGTCGACGCCGTCCGGCAGCGCACCGCGCAGCTGCTCGAGAACGCCGGGACGCGGCGGCCCACGTGGTTCCACCGGCGGCTGGGGGAGATCCTCTACGCCGGGTGCGGCGTCTCCCGAACCGAGGCAGGCCTCCGCCGTGCGCTGGACGAGGTGCGCGAGCTGGGCGCCGAGTTCTGGGCCGACGTCCGGGTCGGCGGGCCGGGGGACCGGCTCAACCAGGAGCTCGAGCGCGCGGGCCGGGTGGCCGATTTCCTGGAGCTGGCCGAGCTGATGGTGCTGGACGCGCTCGACCGGACCGAGTCGTGCGGGGCGCACTTCCGCGAGGAGTACGCCACCGACATGGGCGAGGCCCGCCGCGACGACGCGCGCTGGGCGAACGTGTCGGCGTGGGAGACCACCGCGTCGGGGGCGCACGTGCGGCACACCGAGCCACTCGCCTTCGACCTCGTGCCGCTGCAGGTGAGGGACTACCGATGA
- a CDS encoding succinate dehydrogenase/fumarate reductase iron-sulfur subunit, which produces MRIEVEVWRQNGPRERGRFETHVVEDATPEMSLLELLDRLNDTLAEAGQEPIQFESDCREGACGACGVTVNDVPHGPVPRTPSCRQHLRAFGGITRLRIEPLRSAAYPVVRDLVVDRSALDRLIQAGGHVDVATGTAPDADAVLVTHDDAELALDFAACIGCGACVAACPNGAAHLFAGAKLAHLALLPHGRLERGRRAVAIVDQLDAEFGPCSTYGECVEVCPAGIPLTAVAAVHRERLRSVFRGRAD; this is translated from the coding sequence ATGAGGATCGAGGTCGAGGTCTGGCGCCAGAACGGCCCCCGCGAGCGGGGTCGGTTCGAGACGCACGTCGTCGAGGACGCCACCCCCGAGATGAGCCTGCTCGAGCTGCTCGACCGGCTCAACGACACCCTCGCCGAGGCGGGGCAGGAACCCATCCAGTTCGAGTCCGACTGCCGCGAGGGCGCCTGCGGCGCGTGCGGCGTCACCGTGAACGACGTGCCCCACGGCCCGGTGCCCAGGACGCCGTCGTGCCGCCAGCACCTGCGCGCCTTCGGGGGCATCACCCGGCTCCGGATCGAGCCGCTGCGCTCGGCCGCCTACCCCGTGGTCCGCGACCTGGTGGTCGACCGGTCCGCCCTCGATCGCCTCATCCAGGCCGGCGGGCACGTCGACGTCGCCACCGGGACCGCCCCCGACGCCGACGCGGTGCTGGTCACCCACGACGACGCCGAGCTCGCCCTCGACTTCGCCGCGTGCATCGGCTGCGGCGCCTGCGTGGCCGCCTGTCCCAACGGCGCCGCGCACCTGTTCGCCGGCGCCAAGTTGGCCCACCTCGCGCTGCTGCCGCACGGACGCCTCGAGCGCGGTCGCCGCGCCGTCGCGATCGTCGACCAGCTGGACGCCGAGTTCGGTCCCTGCTCGACCTACGGGGAGTGCGTCGAGGTCTGCCCGGCCGGGATCCCGCTGACCGCGGTGGCCGCCGTCCACCGCGAGCGCCTGCGCAGCGTGTTCCGCGGGCGCGCCGACTGA
- the hrpA gene encoding ATP-dependent RNA helicase HrpA — translation MPTAQPTITFDANLPISAAVDEIRDLIERNQVVVVAGETGSGKTTQLPKIALLAGRKRIGHTQPRRLAARTVAARIAQEMGVELGDTVGYQVRFTRQATRQTKVKLMTDGILLAEIGHDRDLRHYDTIIIDEAHERSLNIDFLLGYLKQLLPRRPDLKVIITSATIDTARFSEHFGDAPIVEVSGRTYPVELVYEPLENENDLVEGITRAVTQLHALAEGDILVFCSGEREIRDAAEAVNGLKLSNTEVLPLYARLSAAEQDRVFRPHSGMRVVLATNVAETSLTVPGIRYVVDPGYARISRYSSRTKVQRLPIEEISQASANQRAGRCGRLGPGIAIRLYSEENFEARPEFTEPEILRTNLASVILQMADARLGAIEDFPFVEPPDRSQVRDGLRLLKELGALADPRQGEAEGQRLTKTGRLLAKLPVDPRLGRMLVEAGRRGCAWDVLPVVAALAIPDVRERPTEKQAEADALHRRFWSETGAANAARGEAHGDRDASDIAAIWRLWDYLRTQRNELSGNAFRRMCRDEYLNFLRIREWQDLVSQLREIIGELDLDTQASNADADTRRARARQPRQASAHTPDWDAVHTAILAGLLSHVGLRDERSTVPKTQQRRGRRPMAEYLGARGARFAIQPGSAAAKAEPPLAMAVELVETTRLWARTVAPITAEQVEAVGGHLITRQYSEPRWSVRGGQCVADERVLLLGVPIVAGRTVSYGRIDPVVAREVFIQSALVEGQWQTRHHFFKRNERTRAEAEDLSERTRRRDILVDDRAIFAFYDDKVPADIVSVAHFDRWWRTKRQQDETYLDLVLDDLVDADQVDAEAFPETWTVGPADLPVSYLFEPGAHRDGVSVDIDVTVLNQVDPAPFTWQVPGLRDELATELIRSLPKAVRTRFVPAPDWGRRALTWLDDHPERASLAFPDALAAALGALSGDPLDATLFNESVLPDHLTVRYVITDGRRELGAGKDFESLRKQFAPRLNKRLNAAASGIAHAGAKTWAFGTIPATTEVDRDPTPLVGYPALVDQGDTVGVRVANTAAKATRSQALGLRRLVTLVAPDPTRSVFARLSNTEKIALSAGPYANLNALLADVRLKATGDLMATHRIDPDAVRDEAAFRTVVDTIRPDAAERMQAITRSAAKTLGRWAEVRAELGRRPDGDTKADITAQLDNLVFAGFIAATPEPHFTRLERYLHAVDVRLKGWASNPAREAQNLDVIAELEDAYEAAIARYEVGELPPAAAEVGWLLEELRVSLFAQSLGTAQPVSAKRVRTAINSL, via the coding sequence ATGCCCACAGCCCAGCCCACGATCACGTTCGACGCCAACCTGCCCATCAGCGCAGCGGTCGACGAGATCCGCGACCTCATCGAGCGCAACCAGGTCGTGGTGGTCGCGGGCGAGACCGGGTCGGGCAAGACGACGCAGCTGCCGAAGATCGCGCTGCTGGCCGGCCGCAAGCGCATCGGGCACACCCAGCCCCGGCGCCTGGCCGCGCGCACGGTCGCCGCCCGCATCGCGCAGGAGATGGGCGTCGAGCTCGGCGACACCGTCGGGTACCAGGTCCGGTTCACGCGGCAGGCGACCAGGCAGACCAAGGTCAAGCTGATGACCGACGGCATCCTCCTCGCCGAGATCGGCCACGACCGCGACCTGCGGCACTACGACACGATCATCATCGACGAGGCCCACGAGCGCAGCCTCAACATCGACTTCCTGCTCGGCTACCTCAAGCAGCTGCTGCCGCGCCGCCCCGACCTGAAGGTGATCATCACCTCGGCGACCATCGACACCGCGCGGTTCTCCGAGCACTTCGGCGACGCGCCGATCGTCGAGGTGTCGGGCCGCACGTACCCGGTCGAGCTGGTCTACGAGCCCCTGGAGAACGAGAACGACCTGGTCGAGGGCATCACCAGGGCGGTCACCCAGCTGCACGCGCTGGCCGAGGGCGACATCCTCGTCTTCTGCTCCGGCGAGCGCGAGATCCGCGACGCCGCGGAGGCGGTCAACGGGCTGAAGCTCTCCAACACCGAGGTGCTGCCGCTGTACGCGCGCCTGAGCGCCGCCGAGCAGGACCGCGTGTTCAGGCCCCACTCCGGCATGCGCGTCGTGCTGGCCACCAACGTCGCCGAGACGTCGCTGACCGTGCCCGGCATCCGCTACGTCGTCGACCCCGGCTACGCCCGGATCAGCCGCTACTCGTCGCGCACCAAGGTGCAGCGCCTGCCGATCGAGGAGATCAGCCAGGCCAGCGCCAACCAGCGCGCCGGCCGGTGTGGACGCCTCGGGCCCGGCATCGCGATCCGCCTCTACTCGGAGGAGAACTTCGAGGCCCGGCCGGAGTTCACCGAGCCCGAGATCCTGCGCACCAACCTGGCCAGCGTCATCCTGCAGATGGCCGACGCGCGGCTGGGCGCGATCGAGGACTTCCCGTTCGTCGAGCCTCCCGACCGCTCCCAGGTCCGCGACGGCCTGCGCCTGCTCAAGGAGCTCGGCGCGCTGGCCGACCCCCGCCAGGGCGAGGCCGAGGGGCAGCGGCTGACGAAGACGGGCCGGCTGCTGGCCAAGCTGCCCGTCGACCCCCGGCTGGGCCGCATGCTCGTCGAGGCCGGACGCCGCGGGTGCGCGTGGGACGTCCTCCCGGTCGTTGCCGCCCTGGCCATCCCCGACGTCCGCGAACGTCCCACCGAGAAGCAGGCCGAGGCGGACGCCCTGCACCGGCGCTTCTGGAGCGAGACCGGCGCGGCCAACGCCGCACGGGGCGAGGCGCACGGCGACCGCGACGCCTCCGACATCGCCGCGATCTGGCGGCTGTGGGACTACCTGCGCACCCAGCGCAACGAACTCTCCGGGAACGCATTCCGGCGGATGTGCCGCGACGAGTACCTGAACTTCCTGCGCATCCGCGAGTGGCAGGACCTCGTCTCCCAGCTGCGCGAGATCATCGGCGAGCTGGACCTCGACACCCAGGCGTCCAACGCCGACGCCGACACCCGCCGGGCCCGCGCCCGCCAGCCCCGGCAGGCGAGCGCCCACACCCCCGACTGGGACGCCGTGCACACCGCGATCCTGGCCGGCCTGCTGTCCCACGTGGGCCTGCGCGACGAGCGCTCGACGGTGCCGAAGACGCAGCAGCGGCGGGGGCGGCGTCCGATGGCCGAATACCTCGGCGCGCGCGGGGCGCGGTTCGCGATCCAGCCCGGCAGCGCGGCGGCCAAGGCCGAGCCCCCGCTGGCCATGGCGGTCGAGCTCGTCGAGACCACCCGGCTGTGGGCGCGCACCGTCGCGCCGATCACCGCCGAGCAGGTCGAGGCCGTCGGCGGCCACCTGATCACCCGGCAGTACTCCGAGCCGCGCTGGTCGGTGCGGGGTGGGCAGTGCGTTGCCGACGAGCGGGTGCTGCTGCTCGGCGTGCCGATCGTGGCGGGCCGCACGGTCAGCTACGGGCGCATCGACCCCGTCGTGGCGCGCGAGGTTTTCATCCAGTCGGCCCTGGTCGAGGGCCAGTGGCAGACCCGCCACCACTTCTTCAAGCGCAACGAGCGCACTCGCGCCGAGGCCGAGGACCTCTCCGAGCGCACCCGGCGCCGCGACATCCTCGTCGACGACCGCGCGATCTTCGCGTTCTACGACGACAAGGTGCCGGCCGACATCGTCTCGGTGGCGCACTTCGACCGCTGGTGGCGCACCAAGCGGCAGCAGGACGAGACCTACCTCGACCTCGTGCTCGACGACCTGGTCGACGCCGACCAGGTCGACGCCGAGGCGTTCCCCGAGACGTGGACCGTCGGCCCCGCCGACCTGCCCGTCAGCTACCTGTTCGAGCCCGGCGCGCACCGCGACGGCGTCAGCGTCGACATCGACGTGACCGTGCTGAACCAGGTCGACCCGGCCCCGTTCACGTGGCAGGTGCCCGGCCTGCGCGACGAGCTCGCCACCGAGCTGATCCGGTCGCTGCCCAAGGCCGTCCGTACCCGGTTCGTGCCGGCCCCCGACTGGGGACGCCGCGCGCTCACCTGGCTCGACGACCACCCCGAGCGGGCTTCGCTGGCCTTCCCGGACGCCCTCGCCGCGGCCCTCGGCGCCCTCTCGGGCGACCCGCTGGACGCCACCCTCTTCAACGAGTCGGTCCTGCCCGACCACCTCACCGTGCGCTACGTCATCACCGACGGACGCCGCGAGCTGGGCGCCGGCAAGGACTTCGAGTCGCTCCGCAAGCAGTTCGCGCCCCGGCTGAACAAGCGGCTGAACGCCGCGGCGTCCGGGATCGCGCACGCGGGCGCGAAGACCTGGGCGTTCGGGACCATTCCGGCCACGACCGAGGTCGACCGCGACCCGACGCCGCTGGTGGGCTACCCGGCGCTGGTCGACCAGGGCGACACCGTGGGCGTCCGGGTGGCGAACACCGCGGCGAAGGCGACGCGGTCGCAGGCACTCGGCCTGCGCCGGCTCGTCACCCTCGTGGCGCCCGACCCGACCCGCAGCGTGTTCGCGCGCCTGTCCAACACCGAGAAGATCGCGCTGTCGGCCGGGCCGTACGCCAACCTGAACGCCCTGCTGGCCGACGTGCGGCTCAAGGCCACGGGCGACCTGATGGCCACGCATCGCATCGACCCCGACGCCGTGCGCGACGAGGCCGCCTTCCGCACGGTCGTCGACACGATCCGCCCCGACGCCGCCGAGCGGATGCAGGCGATCACGCGGTCGGCCGCCAAGACCCTGGGCCGCTGGGCCGAGGTGCGCGCCGAGCTGGGCCGGCGTCCCGACGGCGACACCAAAGCCGACATCACCGCCCAGCTCGACAACCTCGTGTTCGCGGGCTTCATCGCCGCCACGCCCGAGCCGCACTTCACCCGCCTGGAGCGCTACCTGCACGCCGTCGACGTGCGGCTGAAGGGCTGGGCGTCCAACCCGGCTCGCGAGGCACAGAACCTCGACGTGATCGCCGAGCTGGAGGACGCTTACGAGGCGGCCATCGCCCGCTACGAGGTGGGGGAGCTGCCCCCGGCCGCCGCCGAGGTGGGCTGGCTCCTCGAGGAGCTGCGCGTCAGCCTGTTCGCCCAGTCGCTGGGCACCGCCCAGCCGGTGTCGGCCAAGCGGGTGCGCACGGCGATCAACTCTCTGTAA
- a CDS encoding helix-turn-helix domain-containing protein, whose protein sequence is MADAGTPIELGRAVQRARTRLGLTQAEAAKKAGVSRRWLIELERGHGNAQIGKVLAALQALGLTLEVVPHELPTGRSELDDIIEGTLR, encoded by the coding sequence ATGGCCGATGCCGGGACCCCGATCGAGTTGGGCCGGGCAGTGCAACGCGCGCGCACGCGCCTCGGCCTCACCCAGGCCGAGGCGGCAAAGAAGGCCGGCGTCTCCCGACGCTGGCTGATCGAGCTCGAGCGTGGCCACGGCAACGCCCAGATCGGCAAGGTGCTCGCCGCGCTGCAGGCGCTGGGCCTGACCCTCGAGGTCGTGCCGCACGAACTGCCCACGGGGCGTAGCGAGCTCGACGACATCATCGAGGGAACGCTCCGATGA
- a CDS encoding HipA domain-containing protein — MKDLAVFLSGRRVGTITQAAGLRFRYDEEYRAADDPTPLSLSMPLSEAQHGNRVTLAWVNGLLPADREVRARIAERGGVRAADPAALLTVIGLDCPGAVQVVPVDRVEEIHRPAALAPVDDEWIGARIALLRRDEAAWQIADERWSIGGGQSKFTLARGFAGEWYDPQGAAASTHIVKPGVPTARLQALNEHASLTVLRALGIPAARSEYLEFAGQSALVVERFDRVRREGEVLRVHAEDLCQSLGNQTTYERYGGPTAREVVDLLRRHAPGAPERFAEALAVGYLLGSPDGHARNYSALLAGGRVALAPLYDVASSLPYEIAGVGVMHQRKVALAIGGERTFGLVGVDQWQRFLTANSLDVEWGLGRVRELAEQLPDALASTFDALAHLPGADELRPRYVDGVAWSCGRTLDLLEQAGR; from the coding sequence ATGAAGGACCTCGCGGTCTTCCTCTCCGGGCGTCGCGTCGGCACGATCACGCAGGCAGCGGGGCTCCGCTTCCGTTACGACGAGGAGTACCGGGCCGCCGACGACCCGACCCCGCTGTCGCTCTCCATGCCGCTCTCCGAGGCCCAGCACGGCAACCGGGTGACGCTGGCCTGGGTGAACGGCCTGCTGCCTGCGGACCGCGAGGTCCGGGCCCGGATCGCCGAGCGGGGCGGGGTCCGGGCGGCCGACCCCGCCGCGCTGCTCACCGTCATCGGGCTCGACTGCCCGGGCGCCGTACAGGTCGTCCCCGTCGACCGTGTCGAGGAGATCCACCGACCGGCGGCGCTGGCGCCCGTCGACGACGAGTGGATCGGCGCACGAATCGCCCTGTTGCGCCGCGACGAGGCCGCTTGGCAGATCGCCGACGAGCGGTGGAGCATCGGCGGCGGGCAGTCGAAGTTCACCCTGGCTCGGGGCTTCGCGGGGGAGTGGTACGACCCGCAGGGGGCCGCGGCGTCCACCCACATCGTGAAGCCCGGCGTGCCCACGGCACGCCTGCAGGCGCTGAACGAGCACGCGTCGCTCACCGTCCTGCGGGCACTCGGGATCCCGGCCGCCCGCAGCGAGTACCTGGAGTTCGCGGGGCAGTCCGCCCTCGTCGTCGAGCGGTTCGACCGGGTGCGCCGCGAGGGCGAGGTGCTCCGGGTCCACGCCGAGGACCTGTGCCAGTCCCTGGGCAACCAGACGACCTACGAGCGCTACGGCGGCCCGACCGCCCGGGAGGTGGTCGATCTGCTGCGCCGGCACGCCCCGGGGGCCCCTGAACGCTTCGCCGAGGCGCTGGCCGTCGGCTACCTGCTGGGGTCACCCGACGGGCACGCGCGCAACTACTCGGCCCTCCTGGCCGGGGGTCGCGTGGCCCTGGCCCCGCTCTACGACGTGGCCTCCTCGCTGCCCTACGAGATCGCGGGGGTGGGCGTCATGCACCAGCGGAAGGTCGCCCTGGCGATCGGGGGCGAGCGCACGTTCGGCCTGGTCGGGGTCGACCAATGGCAGCGGTTCCTCACCGCCAACTCCCTCGACGTCGAGTGGGGCCTGGGCCGTGTCCGGGAGCTTGCCGAGCAGCTGCCGGACGCGCTGGCGTCCACCTTCGACGCCCTGGCCCACCTGCCCGGCGCCGATGAGTTGCGGCCGCGGTACGTCGACGGCGTGGCGTGGTCGTGCGGGCGCACGCTCGACCTGTTGGAGCAGGCTGGCCGCTAG
- a CDS encoding PAC2 family protein, whose protein sequence is MLDPRALYTIEDDVWASVEGTRPTLVHLLDGYVDAGQVAKQLSEHLLGSMHPELMVTFDHDQLHDYRSRRPAMVFDTNTWTGFTDYQLAIHKVTDASGRTFLLLSGPEPDTQWNRACAAVLGIAEQLDVPLLVSAQGVPMGVPHTRPVLVTGHATDPDLVQDNPVWIDRVTVPGSFSAMLEWHAGQAGRLGRGFVAHVPHYLAPGHYAPGALAVLERLREATGLDLPPGELATRALQTLAQLEGEVESDGELGPLVEALEQQYDELQATGRPDVPSADEIGEAVEQFLAEQDEKGE, encoded by the coding sequence ATGCTGGATCCACGCGCGTTGTACACGATCGAGGACGACGTCTGGGCCAGCGTGGAGGGCACCCGGCCCACGCTGGTGCACCTGCTCGACGGCTACGTCGACGCCGGCCAGGTGGCCAAGCAGCTGAGCGAGCACCTGTTAGGCTCGATGCACCCCGAGCTGATGGTGACCTTCGACCACGACCAGCTGCACGACTACCGCTCCCGCCGCCCCGCGATGGTGTTCGACACCAACACCTGGACGGGCTTCACCGACTACCAGCTGGCGATCCACAAGGTCACCGACGCCTCCGGCCGCACGTTCCTGCTGCTCAGCGGCCCCGAGCCCGACACCCAGTGGAACCGCGCCTGCGCGGCCGTCCTCGGCATCGCCGAGCAGCTGGACGTGCCGCTGCTGGTGTCGGCCCAGGGCGTCCCGATGGGGGTGCCGCACACCCGGCCCGTGCTCGTGACCGGCCACGCCACCGACCCCGACCTCGTGCAGGACAACCCGGTCTGGATCGACCGGGTCACCGTGCCCGGCAGCTTCTCGGCCATGCTCGAGTGGCACGCCGGCCAGGCCGGACGCCTCGGGCGCGGCTTCGTCGCCCACGTGCCCCACTACCTGGCCCCCGGCCACTACGCGCCGGGCGCCCTGGCGGTCCTGGAGCGCCTCCGCGAGGCGACCGGCCTGGACCTGCCGCCCGGCGAACTGGCCACGCGCGCGCTGCAGACGCTGGCGCAGCTGGAGGGCGAGGTCGAGTCCGACGGCGAGCTCGGCCCCCTGGTCGAGGCGCTCGAGCAGCAGTACGACGAGTTGCAGGCGACCGGACGCCCCGACGTCCCGTCGGCGGACGAGATCGGGGAGGCCGTGGAACAGTTCCTGGCCGAGCAGGACGAGAAGGGGGAGTGA
- a CDS encoding acyl-CoA thioesterase II — MPRTVAELVDLLALEQLEVDLFRGSQPRTSAQRAFGGQVMAQALEAAYHTVPEGRMCHSLHGYFLRPGSTAAPIIYTVTSPRDGSSFSSRQVEARQHGKSLFVMNASFKVPEQGLEHQWPATPGVPDVDNCPPLSEVLGRRSAIHAAAWEEEWGALDVRYAGDARKGDYTSHAAMQVWLRTHEQLPDDPRLHQAMLAYASDLTLLGVSTVGHPVEFMSADMQVATIDHAMWFHRPIRVDDWILYDQFSPSASNGMGYSRGRLYSDGVLGVSTAQEGLIRVLDHDGRPARG; from the coding sequence ATGCCACGCACCGTGGCGGAGTTGGTGGACCTGTTGGCCCTGGAGCAGCTGGAGGTGGACCTGTTCCGCGGCAGCCAGCCACGCACCTCGGCGCAGCGGGCCTTCGGCGGCCAGGTCATGGCCCAGGCGCTCGAGGCGGCCTACCACACGGTGCCCGAGGGCCGGATGTGCCACTCGCTGCACGGCTACTTCCTGCGCCCCGGCTCGACGGCGGCGCCGATCATCTACACGGTGACCTCCCCGCGCGACGGCAGTTCGTTCTCCTCCCGGCAGGTCGAGGCGCGCCAGCACGGCAAGAGCCTGTTCGTGATGAACGCCTCGTTCAAGGTGCCCGAGCAGGGGCTGGAGCACCAGTGGCCGGCCACCCCCGGCGTCCCCGACGTCGACAACTGCCCGCCGCTGTCGGAGGTGCTGGGCCGCCGCTCCGCGATCCACGCCGCCGCGTGGGAGGAAGAGTGGGGCGCCCTCGACGTCCGCTACGCCGGCGACGCGCGCAAGGGTGACTACACCTCACACGCGGCGATGCAGGTGTGGCTGCGCACGCACGAACAGTTGCCCGACGACCCGCGGCTGCACCAGGCGATGCTCGCCTACGCCAGCGACCTGACGCTGCTGGGCGTCTCCACGGTGGGCCACCCGGTGGAGTTCATGAGCGCCGACATGCAGGTCGCCACGATCGACCACGCGATGTGGTTCCACCGGCCGATCCGCGTCGACGACTGGATCCTCTACGACCAGTTCTCGCCCTCGGCGTCCAACGGCATGGGCTACTCCCGAGGCCGGCTGTACTCCGACGGGGTGCTGGGCGTCTCGACGGCCCAAGAGGGCTTGATCCGCGTCCTCGACCACGACGGACGCCCCGCCCGCGGCTGA